In Candidatus Binatia bacterium, the sequence TCTTCTCGAGCAGAAGTCCCGGGAGCGTCAGGTCGTGATTGTCGTCGATGAGGCACAGGCTCTCGATGGAGGGATCCTCGAGCAATTGCGGATGCTGTCCAACTTCGAGACCGAGACTTCAAAACTGCTGCAGATCGTTCTGGTTGGCCAGCCGGAGCTTCGCGACCTTCTCGCACGCCCCGAGCTGACCCAGCTGAATCAGCGGATTACAGTTCGTTTCCATCTGACGGCACTGGATCGTGCTGAGACAGCGGACTACGTGCGGCATCGTCTTGCGATCGCCTCGGGTGGCGCGACCCGGGAGATCTTTACCAAGGCGGCGCTCAAGCGAATCCATGTTCATGGACGGGGTTTGCCGCGCCTGATCAACCAGATTTGTCATCGCGCGCTTCTGGTCGCGTTCGCCGCGGATCGGTCGCGCGTCACACGCCGGCTTCTGGATCAGGCTGCCGAGGAACTTGGCGATTCTCTTGGAGCCCGTCGGCCCGTCGCCCCGCGGGCGGGACGGACGAAGCGGATAGCGGCGGGCGTGGTTCTCGGGGTTGCTCTTTCGGGTTCTGCCTTTCTCGGTGCGAAGCTCTGGAGTTCCGAGATCTCGACAGAGTGGCTCGCGGTCCGGTCGCGCGAGGTGGTGGACGCGGTCACGGGTGCCCCCGAGGCCGCCAATCGGGGTGAGATTCAGGTGAGCGACGTTGAGCTTGGTGAGGCCGCGGCCTCGGAACTCGAGGATCTGGCTTTCCTCGCAGAACCGTCGGCGCCAATAGCTCCGGATCGGGACGGCGAAGCTGCCGCCGCTATGCTCGAAGGGGCATTTCGACAGTCGTCCTCGGGCCACTCTGCCTATGAGGCGATCGAATCCTTGCTGGCTACCTGGCCCGCGGCCCCGCTGTCGCCAGCGGAGTCCTCGGCTAATGAATTTGATCTCGCAGGGATCGCCGCGGATCGTGGTTTGTCCTACGAGTTGGTCGAGGGCGATGTAGGACTGCTGGGGGTTCTCGACCTGCCGGTGATTCTCGAGGTGAGTGCGGGGAGCGATGGCGGTGGGGCACGATTCGGTCTTCTGGAATCGGTGTCTGCCGGTCGTGTTCTCTTTCGCTTTGATGGCAGTAGTTTCTCGTTGCCTGCCGGGATTCTGGATTCGTACTGGAATGGGCGGGCGCATCTGTTCTGGAAGGACGTTGACGACCTCGGACCGTTGTTGGCGGAGGGCTCGTTTGGCCCGCAGGTCGAACGTCTGCATCTGCTCTTGCGCGACGCGGATATTTCGGACGCCAGTATCGGTGATGTTTTTGATTCGACCACGGCCGACGCAATCGCTCGCTTTCAGGAGGGAATTGGCCTCCGGGTGGACGGGAAAGTGGGTCCCTTGACCATGATCGCGCTTTACCGTGCGGGGTTGCCTGGCGCGATGCCGCGCCTGAGCGCTCCCGTCGAGATACAGCCTATCTCGTCCACTTCGGCGGGGAACTCCGGAGGTTTCCGACCATGAGTACAGTATTGGATGCTTTAGCCAAAGCCGATCGAAAGACCAGCGGCTCAGTTGAGCCAGGCGCGCCGCCGCCCTCGGGACCTCCTCCGCGATCACGCATGTGGCGGATCCTCGCTTTGGTTGTTCTGGTCGGCGGGACCTTCGTGGTCGGGATGTTTACCGGAGAGGAGGATGCTGGTGATGGAGACGGTTCGGCTTTGCCCTCCGTTCAATCGGACTCGGTCCAGTCAGACTCCGCAGCCGGTCTTGCCGCGAGCGCCGGGGATGGCGAGATTCTCGACGGGCGCGATGTTCCTGCCGAACTCGAGGTGGCCGAAGTGGATCTGACCGAGGAAAGTCCGAAGGCCGCCGGTGCTGTTGCGCGAAGGGTTCCGGGTGCCGGGAAGCCGCAGAAGCGCGCTGGCAATGAGGCTTCGGTGGCGGCGGAAAACGGCGCACCTGGCGACGCGATCGCCGCGCGCGAGGTTTGGCGGGAGCAACGGATGGCCGCCCGCGATGCCGCCCGTGCGGCGCGTAAAAGCGTGGCTGAGGGCGAGCTATCGCGCGAGGAGTACCGCGAGGAGAGGCGCGAGCAACGGGCCTTGATGAAGCAGGAGAGGGCTGAGAATCAGGCCGATCGTCGCGCGGCCCAGTTGGAGCGTCGGAATGAATTGCGTGCCAAACGGCTGGCCCGGGCGGCCGAAAAATCCGGCAAGGCTTCAGCGGTGGCTGGGTCGGTGGCTCAAAAGCCCGCTGGTGTGGCGACGAGCGAGGACACGGGTGCCGTGAGGGCCGGGAGCATCGGAGAGTCCCCCGTCGCGTCACCAATAGTCGTGCCGGAGGTTACCCCTCTGCCCGGATCCCCCGCTGAACCACCGGAGGGGCATTCGCTGGAGGTGCGGCGGTCGATGCCGACAGGTGCACCCGCGATGCGCATCCAGATACTCCAATGGTCTCGCGACGATGAGCGCCGTTTTGCATTTCTCAGTGTTGAAGGTGGCCGTGCGACGCGGGTGACGGAAGGTACCGTGTTGGGTCCCGTGCAGGTCAAGACCATCTATCGCGAAATGATCGAGTTGGAAGTGAACGGGAACACTTTCCTGCTTCGCGCCAATTAAGCGCGCATCAGGAGCTCTTTGCCGTTGTGGAGGCCTTCTCGTCGGGGAGGTCGCTCAGGAACTCACGGATCGCCGCGAGCAGCAGGTCCGGCTGGTCGAAGTGAATCATATGACCCGCCTGCGGGATTTCGACGTATTGGGCGTTGGGAAAAGCAC encodes:
- a CDS encoding AAA family ATPase; this encodes MYETFFGLDEPPFRLTPDPRYLFLSRRHREALGHLSFGIRDGAGFVAITGEIGAGKTTLLRSLLRDADEKIQYAYVLNPVMTGVELLEEINHELGLREQGGRRELLGALNQYLLEQKSRERQVVIVVDEAQALDGGILEQLRMLSNFETETSKLLQIVLVGQPELRDLLARPELTQLNQRITVRFHLTALDRAETADYVRHRLAIASGGATREIFTKAALKRIHVHGRGLPRLINQICHRALLVAFAADRSRVTRRLLDQAAEELGDSLGARRPVAPRAGRTKRIAAGVVLGVALSGSAFLGAKLWSSEISTEWLAVRSREVVDAVTGAPEAANRGEIQVSDVELGEAAASELEDLAFLAEPSAPIAPDRDGEAAAAMLEGAFRQSSSGHSAYEAIESLLATWPAAPLSPAESSANEFDLAGIAADRGLSYELVEGDVGLLGVLDLPVILEVSAGSDGGGARFGLLESVSAGRVLFRFDGSSFSLPAGILDSYWNGRAHLFWKDVDDLGPLLAEGSFGPQVERLHLLLRDADISDASIGDVFDSTTADAIARFQEGIGLRVDGKVGPLTMIALYRAGLPGAMPRLSAPVEIQPISSTSAGNSGGFRP